From the Deinococcus sonorensis KR-87 genome, the window TCTGGCAGCCGGTGTGGCTCGAATGGGTGCCGGACGTGCACCTCACGGCCCTGCGCTGGACGCCGGACCCGGACCGCAAGGAAGTGCGGCTGCAGCTGCGGCTGGTCACGCCGCCGCCCAGCGGCTGGCGGACGCGGGTGACGCTGCGCCTGCGCGGTGACCTGCTGGCCGAGCAGACAGTGGCCCTGACCGGCCGGGACGCCTCGCTGACCCTCAGCCTCGCGCACGCCGCCGGCACGTACGACAAGGACGAGCTGCTGTGGTCCCCGCGCTTCCCCAACCTGATCGACGCGCTGATTGAGGTCATCCGGCCGGACGGCCAGGTGTCGGACACCGTCTACAGCTACGCCGGGCTGCGCAGCGTGGAGGTGAGCGACGGCCGCTTCCTGCTCAACGGCGTCCCCTATTTCCTGCGGTTGGTCCTGGCCCAGAACTACTGGCCCGAGTCGCACCTGGCCGCGCCGAGCCCGGATCACCTGAGGCGCGAGGTGGAGCTGGCCAAGGAGCTGGGCTTCAACGGCGTGCGGATCCACCAGAAGATCGAGGACCCGCGCTTCCTGTACTGGTGTGACCGGCTCGGCCTGGTGGTGTGGGGCGAGGCGGCCAACGCCTTCCTGTTCACCAGCGACGCGCAGGAACGGCTGACCCGTGAGTGGCTCGAAGCGCTGCGGCGCGACGTCAGCCACCCGTGCATCGTGGCGTGGGTGCCGCTGAACGAGTCGTGGGGCGTCCCGAACCTGGAGCGCGACCCGGCGCAGCGGCATTTCGTCAAGGGGCTCTACCACCTGACCCGCTCGCTGGACTTCACCCGGCCCGTGGTGGCGAACGACGGCTGGGAACACGTGGCCGGCAACATCCTGGGCATCCACGACTACGCCCTGAACGCCGAGGTGCTGCGCGAACGCTACGGCAGCCACGAGCAGATCGAACGGACCTTCGCTTCGGTGCAGCCGCACTTCCGCAACATCTTCACCGACGGCCACCACCGCTCGGACGAAGCGGTGATGCTCACCGAGTTCGGCGGCCTGAGCATCCGCCCGCAGAACGACGAGCAGTGGTGGGGCTACGCCACGGTCGGGTCGGCCGAGGCGCTGCTCAGCGCGTACGACACGCTGGTGTCGGCCGTGCTGTCCTCGGACGTGCTGATGGGCTTCTGCTACACCCAGCTGACCGACACCGCGCAGGAAACCAACGGCCTGCTGCGCGCCGACCGCACCCCCAAGGTCGACCCGGCGCAGCTGCGGGCCATCAACCGCCGCCCGGCCCGCTCGGTTCCGGGGGACATCGTCCAGGACATCCACCACGACGCCCAGGAGCGGGCCGGCACCCTCGGCAGACGGACCCTGTCGGCGGAGCCGGCCCCCTCCTGATCCCGGCGGGGTCCAGGGGCTGCCCACGAGGCCGCCGTCTTCTGGTTCGCAGGGACGCGGCCGAGGTGAGGCCGCGTCCTGGACGGGCAGGTGTCCCGGTACCCTCCCGCTGTCGGTGGGCTCGACGTCTCAGCCCTGAAGGGTCGTCTGGCGCCCCGCCCAGCGTTTCCGAGGCCCCTTGAGGTGGGCGCTCCGCTCTACTTCTGGCAGGTCAGCCGGACCCGGAGGCTCGGATCCGGCACCGTGTACTTGACGCCCACGTAATCCGGGATCTTCGGGTTGATCTGCAGGATGAACTTGTCCGGGCGCATCGCCTGCGCCTGAGCGTCAGTGGTGCCCCTGGGGTACGAGAAGCGCAGGTCATAATTCAGCACGCCGCCCTGCAGCACGTCCTGGCTCCAGGGCTTGAGGAAATCGTTGTCGTCCAGCTGGAGGCTGGTGCCGTCGGAGAGCAGCAGCATCGGCTGGCTGCCCCCGCTGCTGGCTCCGAAGCCGGTGCTCATCATCGAGGTGGTCTGCGTCGCCCCGTTGCGCATCTCCAGGTGCACCGACCAGCCGGGAATGTCCGGGCTGCCCGCATCCGGCGTCCGAATGGCCTTGAGCCCACTCACCTTGACGCGCCAGATGCCGTTGAAGAGCGTCTCGTTCAGGCAGCCCTCCAGCGCCGCGATCTGGTTGGCGCCGCCGGCCGCCGTCTGAGTGGCCCCCGTGGCCGCCCCTTTCGACGACAGTGTCAGGGTGCTGCCGCTCACGGTGCCGGTGATGCCCAGCGATTTCAGCGCCGACAGCGGCACGTACGTCTCACCGTTCATCACCACCGCCGCTTTTCCCGCGACCTGGCCGTTCACGATCAGCCGGTAATTGGTGGCCGCCAGCACCAGCCCGGTCAGGCCCAGGGCCAGCACAGCGGCGGCTTTCCCCCCTCTGCCTACACTCATGTTCCCTCCGGTCCTCGGTCAGCCTGCGGCTGACGGCGCGCTGGGTCACGACGGGTCGCGGCTCACTCCTGCTCCGGGCTGACGCTCTGCGTGGTGGTGTCTTCAGCTTACTCTTCCTGCCCACTCTCCGGCGCGTCGAGCCGCACCGTCAGCGGCTCGCCCTCGGTGAAGCGGAAGGTGAGTTCCAGCGTCGCCTGGAGGGCCGAGGCCAGCGCGCGCAGATCGGCCACCTCCAGCTCGTCCGTGATGAAGTCGGACAGGCCCTCGTCGGTCCAGTCTTCTGGCTCCGGACGGCTCAACCGTGCCAATGGATGGCCCCGCAGCGCCAGCGTGTTGTCGATGGCGGCCCGCAGGAGCAGCAGCCGGATGTTCTGATTGAATGGATCATCCATGCCACTCCAGTTGGTGGTGGGTGTGGGATCGACGTCGAGGAGAGGGTCCGGCAGGTCGTCATGGGTCATGGCAGCGCTCCTGTGGAGAGAAGGCGGAGGGGTGAACAGCTGGGACTCGCCTGTACTTGCTGTGTTCAGGTGCGTTGTCTGGCTCTGAGCAGCATGTCCATCTGGGCGCGCAGCGGGTCGTCCGCGACATACAGCGCCAGCAGGGTGGTGTGCAGGTCCGCGATGGTGCAGCGCAGGTCCGCTGGGGGCGCGGTCTTGAGCGCGTCCGCGAGTGCTGTCGTCACCCGCATGGCCACCTGCTTGGTCGTCTGGCGCAGCGGCTGCCGTCCTCGCCACGGCAGGCCGCTGTCGGCCAGCACCGCCGCGACGGCCAGCGCATCCGGATTCCGTTGGGTGGCCGCGTCGGTCAGGGCATGCAGATAGCGCAGCCGCAGCAGGGCGTCGACGCGGTGGCGCCACTCCGGCAGGGCCAGGTAGGCCAGGGCGAGGGTGAGCTGCAACTCGTACTCACGGACCGAGCCGTCCCCCGGCTGCAACGCCTGCACTCGGCTCAGCAGCGCCGGGTAGATCCGGTAACTGGTCTGGGTGACGTGGTCGCGCACCGGGCGGTTCAACCGCCACGGCTGGCCCAGCGCCTCACAGCGCTTTCGGACCGTCAGGATCAGCTCCACGGGAACGGGAGGCGAGGAGGGTGGGCGCACTGCTGGCGCGGGTGGAGGCCGGCGCAGGACACCGAGCTGCTGGGTGAGCTGCTGCGGCAGGTTCCGGCCCTGGCGCTGCACTTCGGCGTTGAGGGCCCACACGCCGGCCTGCAGGGTCAGCTGCTGCACTTCGGCGCGGGTGAAGGGGGTACTGGAGGGGAAGAGGCGCTGCAGCAGCGCTTCGGCGGCGAGCAGAGCACTCGGGTGGGGCGAGTCTGGCGCGGGTTCGTTGGTCATGGGGTCACCTGCCCGCGCGTGCACGCTGTCCGGGTAGCGCACACCATGCCAAACACACCCGCAGATAGCAAGTGCTGTCCAGTACACGAAAAACAGTCTCCAGACGCTTCGCTTCCAGAAGGCACGGACCCTGCAACACCTAGTTTGCTACTCCGGAAATCAGATTCTCAAGCCGCACTAAACTTGACACAATAGCGCTCAAGTTATAAGATGTGGTCATCGGTAAGGACGTGCCCAGGCACGCCGAACCCCCACACCAACCAGCAGGAGGACAAAAGATGATGCGATTTGATCCTTTCCGCGAAATCGAAGAACTCAGCCAGCGCGTTGACCGTGCATTCGGTCAGGCCACCCAGGCGCCCGTCCGCTTCGCCCCCCCCGTCGACGTTCATGAGGACGCCAGCGGCCTCGAACTCTCCCTGGACCTGCCGGGCGTCAAGCCCGAGGACATCAGCGTCGACGCCGAAAGCCAGACGCTGACCATCCAGGCCGAGCGCCGCTACAGCCGCACGGAAGGCCGCACCGCCCACCGCGTCGAGCGCGCCTACGGCACCTACTCCCGCACCTTCAGCGTCCCGGCCAAGTACGACCTCTCCAAGGTCGAGGCCACCTTCGAGAATGGCAGCCTGACCCTGCGTGTTCCCCGCAGCGAAGCCGCCCAGAAGCGCAGCATCACGGTGAAGTCCGGTGGGACGACGCTGAATGCCAACGCCCTGAACAACGACAACCCCAGCGCCTGACCTGAAGCTTGAAGTGGCGGCCCTCCCGGATGGGAGGGCCGTTTCCTTTGCATCTGGTGGTCAT encodes:
- a CDS encoding Hsp20/alpha crystallin family protein; translated protein: MMRFDPFREIEELSQRVDRAFGQATQAPVRFAPPVDVHEDASGLELSLDLPGVKPEDISVDAESQTLTIQAERRYSRTEGRTAHRVERAYGTYSRTFSVPAKYDLSKVEATFENGSLTLRVPRSEAAQKRSITVKSGGTTLNANALNNDNPSA
- a CDS encoding glycoside hydrolase family 2 protein, yielding MTEDPTFPRPQLRRADWRDLSGTWDFAYDDQNIWRSPAEVTFDRRITVPFPPESPASGVHDTDFHAVVWYRCRVPLRGPERPVAGERRLLLHFGAVDYRASVWVNGQLVAEHEGGHTPFSADISAVAGDAPALDVVVRAEDDPHDLSQPRGKQDWKQEPHVIWYHRTTGIWQPVWLEWVPDVHLTALRWTPDPDRKEVRLQLRLVTPPPSGWRTRVTLRLRGDLLAEQTVALTGRDASLTLSLAHAAGTYDKDELLWSPRFPNLIDALIEVIRPDGQVSDTVYSYAGLRSVEVSDGRFLLNGVPYFLRLVLAQNYWPESHLAAPSPDHLRREVELAKELGFNGVRIHQKIEDPRFLYWCDRLGLVVWGEAANAFLFTSDAQERLTREWLEALRRDVSHPCIVAWVPLNESWGVPNLERDPAQRHFVKGLYHLTRSLDFTRPVVANDGWEHVAGNILGIHDYALNAEVLRERYGSHEQIERTFASVQPHFRNIFTDGHHRSDEAVMLTEFGGLSIRPQNDEQWWGYATVGSAEALLSAYDTLVSAVLSSDVLMGFCYTQLTDTAQETNGLLRADRTPKVDPAQLRAINRRPARSVPGDIVQDIHHDAQERAGTLGRRTLSAEPAPS